A window of Paremcibacter congregatus contains these coding sequences:
- a CDS encoding TonB-dependent receptor plug domain-containing protein — MSVSPFLCAPSSAWADDISNSDTPFEMSDRVSYAPTYFQQYNPLTAADMVNQLPGFNLIEESGDRGFGQGQGNLLINGKRPSTKSNKPEELLKRIAAETVVRIEVLREGSSELSGQSGLIANVITDSESSLSGSYLAGVYFHEEGMVRPEARLSIGGNIDNFSYNVDLSLDVWKHEESGKENVRDADFNLTQIRAEQRNVHNRTPKLNINLGWNGDNGDVANLSLQAFYFKHNFHETSDQFMAQGMVTSNLLRMIETRSGEDEYTYEIGGDYTTDFAGGSLKFIGLRRREDSRFFTHYDDTAEDGSFFRYNSRRQPIESETILRTLYTTEPTTGHVLEWAIEGAFNTLDTTATFQEDTGSGFEDVLLSGSNTRVEERRAESSLLYVLPLGKKLRFQTSVAVEYSELSVSGNNNNTRSYVRPKGFAALTFDATAETQFRGRIDRKVGQLNFFDFASRRDISQGQTDSGNTELVPEQLWRFEMTAEHRFSPKNVTTLTVYYETFEDYNMLVPLAGGGQGIGNVDGAKNKGITLTSTWMLDSLGVNGGKLDFAGTYQDSEIKDPFTGIFRHFDWQEQWQIEITFRQDIQDTNWAWGLNYWDNTELPGYRKDRVNKGPFGPTYFAYVEHKDVLGMTLTAKYYNAFGRTMQYNREFFAPDRLGNFDGGEFRSLRRGGYFNIQLAGKF, encoded by the coding sequence ATGAGCGTCTCCCCTTTTCTATGTGCACCTTCTTCTGCATGGGCGGATGACATCAGCAACAGCGATACACCTTTTGAAATGTCAGACCGGGTCTCTTACGCGCCCACCTATTTTCAACAATACAATCCGTTAACAGCTGCCGATATGGTCAATCAGCTGCCCGGCTTCAATCTAATTGAGGAAAGCGGCGACCGCGGGTTCGGTCAGGGCCAAGGAAATTTGCTTATCAATGGCAAACGTCCCAGTACGAAATCAAACAAACCGGAAGAATTGCTCAAACGTATTGCAGCGGAAACTGTCGTCCGTATTGAAGTTCTACGCGAAGGATCTTCTGAGTTGTCCGGCCAGTCAGGGTTGATCGCCAATGTGATTACGGATAGCGAAAGCAGCCTGTCCGGGTCTTATTTGGCCGGCGTCTATTTTCATGAAGAAGGTATGGTGCGCCCGGAAGCCCGGCTATCCATCGGCGGGAATATAGATAATTTCAGCTACAATGTTGATTTAAGCCTTGATGTCTGGAAACACGAAGAATCCGGCAAGGAGAATGTCAGGGATGCCGACTTCAACCTGACCCAGATCCGTGCAGAACAACGCAATGTCCATAACAGAACACCGAAACTGAATATTAATCTGGGATGGAATGGCGATAATGGAGACGTCGCTAACCTAAGCTTACAGGCCTTTTATTTCAAACATAATTTTCATGAAACATCTGACCAGTTTATGGCCCAAGGCATGGTGACCAGTAATTTATTGCGTATGATAGAAACCCGGTCCGGTGAAGATGAGTATACGTATGAGATTGGCGGCGACTATACAACGGATTTCGCGGGCGGCTCTTTGAAATTCATTGGGCTGCGCCGTCGGGAAGACAGCCGTTTCTTCACCCATTATGACGATACCGCTGAAGACGGGAGTTTTTTCCGCTATAACAGCAGGCGCCAGCCGATTGAATCGGAAACCATTTTGCGTACCCTTTATACGACAGAGCCAACAACTGGCCATGTTCTGGAATGGGCTATTGAGGGGGCTTTTAATACACTTGATACAACTGCAACCTTTCAGGAAGACACCGGCAGCGGTTTTGAAGACGTTCTTCTTTCCGGCAGCAACACCCGTGTTGAAGAGCGTCGCGCAGAAAGCAGCCTGCTATATGTCCTGCCTTTAGGAAAAAAATTACGTTTCCAGACATCGGTTGCCGTTGAATATTCAGAATTATCCGTGTCGGGTAATAATAACAATACTCGCTCCTATGTTCGCCCCAAGGGTTTTGCCGCCCTGACCTTCGATGCCACTGCCGAAACACAGTTCCGGGGTCGCATCGATCGCAAAGTCGGCCAACTGAACTTCTTTGACTTTGCCAGCAGACGGGATATCTCACAGGGCCAGACCGACAGCGGCAATACGGAACTGGTTCCGGAACAGCTCTGGCGTTTTGAAATGACCGCGGAACATAGATTTAGCCCCAAAAATGTAACGACACTCACCGTCTATTACGAAACATTTGAAGATTACAACATGTTAGTGCCTCTCGCTGGAGGAGGACAGGGAATAGGTAATGTTGACGGCGCCAAAAACAAAGGCATTACCCTTACGTCTACATGGATGCTGGACAGTTTGGGCGTCAACGGTGGCAAACTGGATTTTGCCGGAACGTACCAGGACAGCGAGATCAAGGATCCTTTTACAGGGATTTTCCGTCATTTCGACTGGCAGGAGCAATGGCAGATTGAAATCACTTTCCGGCAGGATATCCAGGATACAAACTGGGCCTGGGGATTGAATTACTGGGACAATACAGAACTGCCCGGATACCGTAAAGACCGCGTAAATAAGGGACCTTTTGGTCCAACTTACTTTGCATATGTTGAACATAAAGACGTCTTGGGCATGACGTTAACTGCAAAATATTACAATGCCTTTGGTCGCACCATGCAGTATAACCGAGAGTTTTTCGCCCCAGACCGCCTCGGAAATTTTGACGGAGGGGAATTTCGCAGCTTAAGACGCGGCGGATATTTTAATATCCAGCTTGCCGGGAAATTCTAA
- the thiC gene encoding phosphomethylpyrimidine synthase ThiC, whose amino-acid sequence MNIESKPEKMEVSTGPLPASRKVYVSGTEFPDIKVPMREIDLHPSANEKPVRVYDTSGPYTDPQAKIDMYKGLERKRTAWIKARGDVEEYEGREIKAEDNGNASGKYLAEEFPVKHRPLRAKAGQNVTQMEYARRGIITPEMEFIAIRENMSRAELGEDYKRDEYAEDFGANIPDEITPEFVRQEVAEGRAIIPANINHPEAEPMIIGRNFLVKINANIGNSAVASSVGEEVEKMVWATRWGADNVMDLSTGRNIHNTREWIIRNSAVPIGTVPIYQALEKVNGVAEDLTWEVFRDTLIEQAEQGVDYFTIHAGVLLRYVPMTAKRVTGIVSRGGSIMAKWCLFHHKESFLYTHFEEICEIMKAYDVSFSLGDGLRPGSIADANDEAQFGELETLGELTKIAWKHNVQVMIEGPGHVSMNKIKINMDKQLKECHEAPFYTLGPLTTDIAPGYDHITSGIGAAMIGWFGCAMLCYVTPKEHLGLPDREDVKVGVITYKIAAHAADLAKGHPGAQLRDDALSRARFDFRWEDQFNLALDPEKAREFHDQTMPKEAHKVAHFCSMCGPKFCSMKISQEVRQFADNGMAEMAEKFKETGAELYQTVDANKKANDSL is encoded by the coding sequence ATGAATATTGAAAGCAAGCCGGAAAAAATGGAGGTCAGCACAGGACCTTTGCCTGCGTCACGCAAAGTGTATGTTTCAGGTACAGAGTTTCCTGACATTAAAGTTCCCATGCGGGAAATTGACCTGCACCCTTCGGCAAATGAAAAACCGGTTCGGGTTTATGACACTTCTGGTCCTTATACAGATCCCCAGGCCAAAATTGACATGTATAAAGGTCTTGAACGCAAACGTACGGCCTGGATTAAAGCCCGGGGTGATGTGGAAGAATATGAGGGTCGTGAAATCAAGGCCGAAGACAATGGCAACGCTTCCGGTAAATATCTGGCGGAAGAGTTTCCGGTCAAACACCGTCCGCTGCGCGCCAAAGCTGGTCAAAATGTAACCCAGATGGAATATGCCCGTCGGGGGATCATTACTCCGGAAATGGAATTTATTGCCATCCGGGAAAATATGTCCCGGGCGGAACTGGGGGAAGATTACAAACGCGATGAATATGCCGAAGATTTTGGCGCCAATATCCCTGATGAAATCACCCCTGAATTTGTGCGTCAGGAAGTCGCCGAAGGCCGCGCCATTATTCCCGCCAACATCAACCACCCGGAAGCGGAACCGATGATTATCGGGCGCAATTTCCTGGTCAAGATCAATGCCAACATCGGCAACAGCGCCGTGGCGTCTTCGGTCGGGGAAGAAGTTGAAAAGATGGTTTGGGCCACCCGCTGGGGGGCGGATAACGTGATGGACCTTTCCACCGGACGTAACATCCATAATACCCGTGAGTGGATCATCCGTAATTCCGCCGTGCCGATTGGCACCGTGCCCATCTACCAGGCATTGGAAAAAGTCAACGGCGTCGCCGAAGACCTGACATGGGAAGTGTTCCGCGATACGCTGATCGAACAGGCCGAGCAGGGGGTTGATTATTTCACCATCCATGCCGGTGTATTGTTGCGTTATGTCCCGATGACAGCCAAACGCGTCACCGGCATCGTCAGCCGCGGCGGGTCGATCATGGCGAAATGGTGCCTGTTCCACCACAAGGAAAGTTTCCTTTATACCCATTTCGAAGAAATTTGCGAGATTATGAAGGCCTATGATGTGTCCTTCTCTCTCGGGGACGGCTTACGTCCGGGGTCTATTGCAGACGCCAATGATGAGGCACAGTTCGGCGAGCTTGAAACACTCGGGGAGCTGACCAAGATTGCCTGGAAACATAATGTTCAGGTGATGATTGAAGGTCCTGGTCATGTGTCCATGAACAAGATCAAGATCAATATGGACAAACAGTTGAAGGAATGCCACGAAGCGCCGTTCTATACGCTTGGGCCTCTCACCACCGATATCGCGCCGGGATATGATCATATCACCAGTGGTATTGGGGCAGCGATGATTGGCTGGTTCGGCTGCGCCATGCTGTGTTATGTGACCCCGAAGGAACATCTGGGCCTACCAGACAGGGAAGATGTGAAAGTGGGAGTCATTACTTACAAGATTGCGGCCCATGCCGCGGACCTTGCCAAAGGCCATCCGGGCGCACAACTGCGCGATGACGCCCTCAGTCGGGCGCGTTTCGATTTCCGCTGGGAAGACCAGTTTAATCTGGCACTGGACCCTGAAAAGGCCCGTGAATTTCACGATCAGACTATGCCGAAGGAAGCCCATAAAGTGGCGCATTTCTGTTCCATGTGCGGGCCGAAATTCTGTTCCATGAAAATCTCGCAGGAAGTGCGCCAGTTTGCCGACAATGGCATGGCGGAGATGGCCGAGAAATTCAAGGAAACCGGCGCAGAACTCTACCAGACGGTTGATGCCAACAAGAAAGCCAACGATAGTCTGTAA
- the ruvX gene encoding Holliday junction resolvase RuvX, protein MIIELDQIKNTITTGQRLLGLDLGSKTIGVALSDIMCNIATPMEIIRRTKFTKDAERLLTIISEQNVGGLVLGLPLNMDGTEGPRCQSTRQFAENMAGKIDIPVVLWDERLSTVAVTRTLLDADASRKRRKEVVDKMAAAYILQGALDKMSYSR, encoded by the coding sequence ATGATAATTGAACTGGATCAAATCAAGAACACCATCACCACGGGGCAACGGCTTCTGGGGCTCGATCTCGGCAGCAAAACCATCGGTGTTGCCCTGTCAGATATCATGTGCAATATCGCCACCCCCATGGAGATTATCCGCCGCACCAAATTTACCAAGGATGCAGAGCGATTGCTGACCATTATCTCAGAACAGAATGTGGGTGGTCTGGTTCTCGGCTTACCCTTGAATATGGACGGCACGGAAGGTCCACGCTGCCAATCAACCCGCCAGTTCGCTGAAAATATGGCCGGCAAGATAGACATCCCGGTTGTTCTCTGGGATGAACGGCTGTCCACTGTCGCTGTTACCCGCACCTTGCTGGACGCGGATGCCAGCCGCAAACGCCGCAAGGAAGTGGTCGACAAAATGGCCGCCGCATATATTCTTCAGGGCGCTCTGGACAAAATGTCCTATTCCCGGTGA
- a CDS encoding peptidase, which yields MTYCLGIRVKEGLVCLADGRLTSGMQAHNAGKVSLHQIGPHKICIMTSGLRSIRDKTLAYFDDACRKDGKVVQPMLRNVLHYYTEALRQVATEDWDALQRSHLRFDLHALIGGQLDEDEAPCMYLVYPEGNWVEMNERASYMSIGATSYGKTFLDRTLDYDTPLRMVIKIAYLAFDSTRVSTVDVGYPLDLLTYASDRKWRHELYAYDDLAPLYEWWNSHLVELLGKLPDGCRFKNLLP from the coding sequence ATGACTTATTGTCTTGGAATTCGCGTAAAAGAAGGCTTGGTCTGTCTGGCTGACGGGCGCCTTACCAGCGGGATGCAAGCCCATAATGCCGGTAAGGTCAGTTTACATCAGATTGGGCCCCATAAAATATGTATCATGACCTCTGGATTGCGTTCGATTCGCGACAAAACCCTCGCCTATTTCGATGATGCCTGCCGGAAGGATGGCAAGGTTGTGCAGCCTATGCTGCGCAATGTTCTACATTATTATACAGAAGCCTTGCGGCAGGTGGCAACTGAAGATTGGGACGCCTTGCAACGGTCGCATCTACGGTTTGATTTGCATGCCCTTATTGGTGGTCAACTGGATGAAGACGAAGCCCCTTGCATGTATCTGGTTTATCCGGAAGGCAACTGGGTTGAAATGAATGAACGGGCCAGTTATATGTCCATCGGGGCAACATCCTATGGGAAAACGTTTCTCGATCGGACCCTGGATTATGATACCCCGTTGCGGATGGTGATCAAGATTGCCTATCTCGCCTTTGACTCGACACGGGTCAGTACGGTTGATGTGGGGTATCCCCTGGACCTGCTCACTTATGCCAGTGACCGTAAATGGCGTCATGAACTTTATGCTTATGACGATCTGGCGCCATTGTATGAGTGGTGGAACTCGCATCTGGTGGAACTGCTGGGGAAACTGCCGGATGGGTGCCGGTTCAAGAACCTGCTGCCGTAA
- a CDS encoding aspartate carbamoyltransferase catalytic subunit, whose protein sequence is MSPADNTANLSFPHQHLLGIEGLKEQDITCILNRADRYAEQNRKTNKKTDILTGLTQINLFFENSTRTRMSFELAGKRLGADVINMSVAGSSIKKGETLLDTASTLNALQPDLLVVRHGSSGAVKLLSRKVNCAVLNAGDGTHEHPTQALLDAQTIRRRKGKLARLTVAICGDVLHSRVARSNIHLLNIMGARVRVIGPSTLVPASLASLGVEIYHDMREGLRDCDIVMMLRLQTERMQGGYFPSISEYFTLYGLDYDKLSVAKEDALIMHPGPMNRGVEIDAAVADDLTRSAIQEQVEMGVAVRMACLDLLTQQKREQEMGR, encoded by the coding sequence ATGTCTCCAGCCGACAACACGGCAAATTTGAGCTTTCCCCACCAACATCTTCTCGGCATTGAAGGGCTCAAGGAACAGGATATCACCTGTATTCTCAACCGGGCTGACAGATATGCGGAACAGAACCGGAAAACCAATAAGAAAACTGACATTCTGACGGGCCTGACCCAGATCAATCTGTTTTTTGAAAATTCCACCCGGACTCGTATGTCATTTGAACTTGCCGGGAAACGTCTCGGTGCTGATGTCATCAACATGTCTGTGGCAGGGTCATCAATCAAAAAAGGTGAAACCCTTCTTGATACGGCCTCGACCCTGAATGCGCTTCAGCCGGATCTGCTGGTGGTCCGGCATGGCAGTTCGGGAGCGGTAAAACTTTTGTCCCGGAAAGTCAATTGCGCTGTACTCAATGCCGGTGACGGCACTCATGAGCATCCGACTCAGGCTTTGCTTGATGCCCAGACCATCCGGCGACGCAAGGGAAAACTGGCCCGCCTTACGGTGGCCATATGTGGCGATGTCCTGCACAGCCGGGTCGCGCGCTCCAACATTCATTTGCTGAATATTATGGGGGCCCGGGTTCGGGTCATTGGTCCCTCGACCCTGGTGCCGGCCAGTCTGGCCTCGCTCGGGGTGGAAATCTATCATGATATGAGAGAAGGCCTGAGAGACTGTGACATTGTCATGATGTTGCGCCTGCAGACCGAACGCATGCAGGGCGGATATTTCCCGTCGATCAGTGAATATTTCACCCTCTATGGCCTCGACTATGACAAATTGTCCGTGGCGAAAGAGGATGCCTTGATTATGCATCCCGGTCCTATGAACCGCGGCGTGGAAATTGACGCGGCTGTCGCCGATGATCTGACCCGCAGCGCTATTCAGGAACAGGTTGAAATGGGAGTTGCGGTGCGTATGGCTTGCCTTGATCTGCTGACCCAGCAAAAACGCGAACAGGAGATGGGCCGATGA
- the pyrC gene encoding dihydroorotase, protein MSDFTLYKNARLLDPESGLDQPGDILIEGNSIARVGGQIDAPKDAKVVDCAGKCLCPGLIDMRVFVGIPGADYRDTIENTGESAAAGGVTTVCVQPVTDPIIDDLGRVEFLASRTTKAKVNFIPFPAITKQLSGKQMTEIGLMSKNGIKAFTDGNKSVANPALMTRVLKYASMFDALIIQHLAVPELSESGCMNAGALATRLGLPGIPTAAETIMLERDIRLLRSNPCRYHAAQITCQDSIEVVAAAKRDKLPVTAGVAVPHFSLNEYAIEEYRTFTKLSPPLRSEEDRVAVLNALKDGTIDVIVSGHDPEDPESKRVPFQEAEAGVVGLETMLPVSLELYHNGSLPLLDILAKMTCNPARLMGLETGALKEGAPADLCLFDLDTPNRVDPEKMVSLTKNTPFDGRPIQGRVLRTIVSGKTVFEYSV, encoded by the coding sequence ATGAGCGACTTTACTCTCTATAAAAACGCCCGTCTTCTAGACCCGGAAAGCGGCCTGGATCAGCCAGGAGATATCTTGATTGAGGGCAATTCAATCGCTCGGGTGGGCGGACAAATTGATGCCCCGAAAGATGCCAAAGTCGTTGACTGTGCGGGAAAATGTCTCTGTCCCGGATTGATCGATATGCGGGTTTTTGTCGGCATTCCCGGCGCAGATTATCGCGACACGATTGAAAATACCGGCGAATCCGCCGCCGCTGGCGGTGTAACTACCGTTTGCGTCCAGCCCGTCACCGACCCGATTATTGATGATCTTGGTCGGGTCGAGTTTCTCGCCAGCCGCACAACAAAAGCCAAAGTCAATTTTATCCCTTTCCCGGCAATTACCAAACAATTGTCCGGTAAGCAGATGACCGAAATCGGTCTGATGAGCAAAAACGGGATCAAGGCCTTTACCGACGGAAACAAAAGCGTTGCCAACCCCGCCCTGATGACACGGGTTCTTAAATATGCCTCCATGTTCGATGCTCTGATCATTCAGCATCTGGCGGTGCCGGAACTCTCTGAAAGCGGCTGTATGAATGCCGGAGCTCTCGCCACACGGCTTGGTTTGCCGGGCATTCCCACGGCGGCCGAGACCATCATGCTGGAGCGGGACATCCGCCTGTTGCGGTCCAACCCGTGCCGTTATCATGCGGCCCAAATCACCTGCCAGGACAGCATTGAAGTGGTTGCGGCGGCAAAACGCGATAAATTACCGGTAACCGCCGGTGTTGCGGTGCCGCATTTCTCGCTCAATGAATATGCCATTGAGGAATACCGCACCTTCACCAAACTATCGCCGCCGCTTCGATCCGAGGAAGACCGGGTTGCGGTTCTTAATGCTCTCAAGGATGGCACCATTGATGTCATTGTCAGTGGCCATGATCCTGAAGATCCGGAAAGCAAACGCGTCCCTTTCCAGGAAGCCGAGGCCGGGGTAGTTGGCCTGGAAACCATGTTGCCGGTTTCACTCGAACTTTATCATAACGGCAGTTTGCCCCTGCTGGACATTCTGGCGAAGATGACCTGTAATCCCGCACGCCTGATGGGGTTAGAAACCGGAGCCCTCAAGGAAGGCGCGCCTGCGGATCTTTGTCTATTCGATCTTGATACCCCAAACCGCGTTGACCCGGAAAAAATGGTATCTCTGACCAAAAACACCCCTTTCGACGGGCGCCCAATCCAGGGCCGGGTCCTGAGGACCATTGTCAGCGGCAAAACCGTATTTGAGTATTCTGTATGA
- the plsY gene encoding glycerol-3-phosphate 1-O-acyltransferase PlsY, translating into MNVLINELPLSYFLSSLVGGYLLGSLPFGIILTRLAGQGDLRKIGSGNIGATNVLRTGNKGLALATLLLDSGKGALAVLLAYLIFPKDPLLLYCAGGGAFFGHLYPLYLKFKGGKGVATFLGTLLAINWPLGLACCLTWALSAVLFRISSLSALIAAALSPFYSYFLLHNSSLAIFACILCSMIFIRHAENIKRLLAGTEPKIGKK; encoded by the coding sequence ATGAATGTTTTAATCAACGAGCTGCCGCTCAGCTATTTCCTGTCCAGTCTCGTTGGCGGATATCTTCTGGGCTCCCTGCCCTTCGGAATAATCCTGACACGGCTCGCCGGACAGGGGGATCTGCGTAAAATCGGATCGGGAAATATCGGCGCGACAAACGTTTTGCGCACGGGAAACAAAGGTCTGGCGCTCGCCACCCTGCTGCTTGATAGTGGAAAAGGCGCTCTGGCGGTTCTCCTGGCCTATCTTATCTTTCCGAAAGACCCTCTCCTGCTTTATTGCGCCGGCGGAGGCGCGTTTTTCGGACATCTTTATCCGCTTTATCTCAAGTTTAAAGGCGGCAAAGGGGTTGCAACTTTTCTCGGCACCCTGCTGGCGATCAACTGGCCGTTGGGACTGGCCTGCTGCCTGACCTGGGCATTGTCAGCCGTTCTGTTTCGTATTTCTTCCTTGTCAGCTCTGATTGCGGCCGCCTTGTCACCGTTTTACAGCTATTTCCTTTTGCATAATTCTTCGCTTGCTATTTTTGCGTGCATATTGTGTAGTATGATCTTTATACGACACGCTGAAAACATAAAACGACTTTTAGCCGGTACTGAACCCAAGATCGGAAAAAAGTAA
- the dprA gene encoding DNA-processing protein DprA: MSDKAHQKDLSDAEKLARLRLIRTENVGPVTFRHLIARYGSAAEALDALPGLARKGGRKKPLIAARQDIIQQEIDHLHQIDGHLIIYGDTLYSRPLMAIEDAPPVLMGRGHPHLLDQKAFAIVGARNCSAIGTKLAGSLARKMGAAGYVVSSGMARGIDAAAHLGALDSGTIAVLAGGVDVIYPRENTALYEDIANRGLVLSEMPLGTQPQARHFPPRNRIISGLAAGVLVIEATQRSGTLITARLALEQGREVFAVPGSPLDPRAKGPNSLLRQGANLVEDVEDILDVLRMNADRKISEPTLDIFTEETPLAASIKGRAIDEARPIIRDKLSVTPTAIDELIRLCDFPPAVVQTVLLELELAGEIDRYPGNRVAFSATTR; this comes from the coding sequence ATGTCCGACAAAGCACACCAAAAGGATCTTTCCGATGCAGAGAAGCTTGCCCGTCTGCGCCTGATCCGGACCGAGAATGTTGGCCCGGTCACCTTTCGTCATCTGATTGCGCGCTATGGCTCCGCAGCCGAAGCCCTTGACGCTCTTCCCGGTCTCGCCCGAAAAGGCGGTCGAAAGAAACCCCTGATCGCCGCGCGACAGGATATCATCCAACAAGAAATTGATCACCTGCACCAGATTGACGGGCATCTCATTATATATGGCGATACTCTTTATTCCAGACCGCTGATGGCGATTGAAGATGCCCCGCCTGTTTTGATGGGCCGGGGACATCCCCATCTTCTCGACCAGAAAGCCTTCGCAATCGTCGGCGCCCGCAACTGTTCGGCCATAGGCACTAAGCTCGCGGGTTCATTAGCACGAAAAATGGGCGCTGCCGGTTATGTGGTCTCTTCCGGCATGGCGCGGGGGATTGATGCCGCTGCTCATTTGGGGGCCCTTGACAGCGGCACCATTGCCGTTCTCGCCGGCGGCGTCGATGTCATCTACCCCCGGGAAAATACCGCACTTTATGAGGATATCGCAAACCGGGGACTTGTTCTGTCGGAGATGCCCCTTGGCACCCAGCCTCAGGCCCGACATTTTCCACCCCGCAACCGCATTATTTCAGGCCTGGCCGCCGGCGTACTGGTGATAGAGGCCACCCAAAGGTCAGGCACATTAATTACCGCCCGCCTCGCGCTCGAACAAGGTCGTGAGGTTTTCGCAGTACCCGGTTCGCCCCTTGATCCCCGTGCAAAAGGTCCCAACAGTCTACTGCGTCAGGGGGCTAATCTGGTCGAGGATGTGGAAGATATCCTGGATGTCCTGCGCATGAATGCGGATCGTAAAATTTCAGAACCCACATTGGATATCTTTACAGAGGAAACCCCCTTGGCGGCAAGTATCAAGGGCAGGGCAATTGATGAGGCCCGTCCGATAATCCGTGACAAACTGAGTGTCACACCAACGGCGATTGATGAATTGATCCGCCTATGCGATTTTCCCCCCGCAGTGGTGCAAACGGTGCTTTTAGAACTGGAACTGGCGGGAGAAATTGATCGTTATCCCGGAAACAGGGTAGCTTTTTCCGCCACAACACGTTAA